The Miscanthus floridulus cultivar M001 chromosome 7, ASM1932011v1, whole genome shotgun sequence genome includes a region encoding these proteins:
- the LOC136462374 gene encoding protein REPRESSOR OF SILENCING 3-like: MAAAAAAGEGVVGGDNSAGVLLRIFVGGLAESVGAADLEALFASAGRVAGVEFVRTNGRSFAYVDFHCPNDKALAKLFSTYNGCKWKGGKLKLEKAKEHYLTRLKREWEQDAAAAASKEAVLKDNAENQKPKLDKAALEGMKINIYFPKLRKVKALPLKGTGKHKYSFRHIEVPSYPIHFCDCEEHCGPPEEANNEYASVLNAAAYEKERNIMNSVMNKLFEKENEHLDSCEVEKFDGHTDTIEPSDAVNDMQIEETEEAPEVDLDDLPMEETEESSDEDLDDDLVINIAPRKSNKSAVRANMEKQEVNKDSQLQKRPRIEEPSLPKKRQKSEASSEPIKRNGEHVLVISDTRTAGKTLPAKSEASQNEQKSLGLKGKGTYEFSSALPKDKSSTGSQGIMALASSSTKNESAQNIGSTEPKKGYSWIQKSAWRDLVGGMGSTSFSLSQVLPNNNSAPAVLSNVTGSERSSKSLEATTQLSSEQRLPSSMGMLSTGTTDESTGDAIGGEPKESNKPQKVRVVPKITISEVCPFMRSTESQKQWSKAKKVISGFAKKGNESSAGKGKPSNKQ, translated from the exons atggcggcggcggcggcggccggggagGGAGTAGTAGGAGGAGACAATAGCGCGGGCGTCTTGTTGCGCATCTTCGTGGGTGGGTTGGCGGAGAGTGTGGGCGCGGCCGACCTAGAGGCCCTGTTCGCCTCCGCCGGGCGCGTCGCCGGCGTCGAGTTCGTGCGCACAAACGGACGCAGCTTCGCCTACGTCGACTTCCACTGCCCCAACGACAAGGCGCTCGCCAAGCTCTTCTCCACC TACAATGGGTGCAAATGGAAAGGAGGGAAGCTCAAGCTGGAGAAGGCAAAAGAGCACTACCTCACTCGCCTTAAACGAGAATGGGAGCAGGATGCGGCTGCAGCGGCGTCAAAGGAAGCTGTGCTGAAAGATAATGCAGAGAACCAGAAGCCGAAACTAGACAAGGCTGCTTTGGAGGGCATGAAGATTAACATCTACTTCCCAAAACTGAGGAAG GTGAAAGCTTTGCCATTGAAAGGCACAGGAAAGCATAAATACAGTTTCCGACATATTGAAGTTCCTTCTTATCCTATTCATTTCTGTGACTGTGAGGAGCATTGTGGACCTCCTGAGGAAGCTAATAATGAATATGCTTCTGTTCTTAATGCTGCTGCATATGAGAAGGAACGTAACATTATgaattctgtgatgaacaagcTTTTTGAGAAGGAAAATGAACATCTTGATTCATGTGAAGTGGAGAAATTTGATGGTCATACTGACACCATTGAACCCTCTGATGCTGTGAATGACATGCAAATTGAAGAAACGGAAGAGGCTCCAGAGGTGGATCTGGATGACTTGCCAATGGAAGAAACAGAAGAGTCTTCAGACGAAGATTTAGATGATGACCTTGTGATTAACATTGCTCCCCGCAAGTCCAATAAATCAGCAGTTCGAGCGAACATGGAAAAGCAGGAAGTGAATAAG GACTCACAGTTACAAAAGCGTCCGAGGATTGAAGAGCCTTCCCTGCCGAAAAAGAGGCAGAAATCTGAAGCCTCATCTGAACCTATAAAAAGGAATGGAGAACATGTTTTGGTTATTTCAGACACTAGAACTGCAGGCAAGACTTTGCCTGCAAAATCAGAAGCCAGCCAAAATGAACAAAAGTCTCTGGGTTTGAAAGGAAAAGGAACATATGAGTTCTCTTCAGCACTCCCCAAAGATAAAAGCTCTACAGGTTCTCAAGGCATTATGGCTCTAGCAAGTTCttctaccaaaaatgaaagtGCACAAAATATTGGTTCTACTGAACCTAAAAAAGGTTATTCATGGATTCAGAAATCAGCCTGGAGAGATCTTGTAGGGGGCATGGGGAGCACATCTTTCAGCCTATCACAGGTGTTACCGAACAACAATTCAGCACCAGCAGTACTTTCAAATGTTACTGGTAGTGAGAGATCTTCAAAATCCTTGGAAGCTACAACACAGCTCTCATCTGAGCAGAGGTTGCCGAGTTCCATGGGAATGCTGTCTACCGGCACTACAGATGAGTCAACAGGCGATGCCATTGGTGGTGAGCCTAAGGAGAGCAATAAGCCGCAAAAGGTGCGGGTGGTCCCAAAGATCACCATTAGTGAAGTTTGCCCTTTCATGAGAAGCACAGAGTCACAAAAGCAATGGTCAAAGGCAAAGAAAGTTATAAGTGGGTTTGCGAAGAAGGGAAACGAGAGCAGCGCCGGAAAGGGAAAGCCATCGAATAAGCAATAA
- the LOC136466407 gene encoding putative vacuolar cation/proton exchanger 4 produces MATDSADSQRLLLGRQNSHQADGADEFEDNNLAAPEPLSHNIGASFQRNPSSTNSGVFGSLKIVLLKSKLNLLIPCGFFTILINYLSQNKAWVFPLSLLGIIPLAERLGFATEQLGLFTGRTAGGLLNATFGNATELVISIHALRSGKLQVVQQSLLGSILSNTLLVLGCAFFGGGLTCGKSEQIFRKEDAVLNSGLLLMAVMGLVSPAMLYYTHTEVNLGKSALALSRFSSCIMLFAYAAFIFFELSNSRRRDESSEGGGGDQGDDDCEYAFPEISMWEAIAWLAIFTAWISVFSDFLVDAIEGASQAWKIPVAFISTVLLPIVGNAAEHASAVMFAMKDKLDLSLGVAIGSSTQISMFVIPFSVVAGWMMGQPMDLNFHLFETASLLITVLVVALLLQDGTSNCFKGLMLILCYLIVAASFYVYADPNIDGV; encoded by the exons ATGGCTACGGACAGTGCCGATTCCCAGAGGCTCTTGCTTGGGCGTCAAAACTCACATCAG GCTGATGGAGCAGATGAGTTCGAGGACAACAATCTTGCTGCACCAGAACCTTTGTCCCACAATATCGGAGCAAGTTTCCAAAGGAATCCAAGCTCTACAAACTCGGGTGTATTCGGAAGCCTGAAGATTGTGCTGCTGAAATCTAAGCTCAATTTGCTTATACCATGTGGATTCTTTACAATCCTGATCAATTATCTCAGCCAAAATAAG GCCTGGGTATTTCCTCTGAGCCTGTTGGGTATCATTCCTTTGGCTGAGCGATTGGGTTTTGCTACCGA GCAGCTAGGACTCTTCACTGGCCGAACAG CTGGGGGCCTCCTGAATGCTACATTTGGCAATGCCACCGAGCTGGTCATATCGATTCATGCGCTTCGGAGCGGAAAGCTACAGGTGGTTCAGCAATCTCTCCTCGGATCAATCCTGTCAAACACGCTGCTGGTTCTTGGCTGTGCGTTCTTTGGTGGGGGGCTCACCTGCGGCAAATCAGAGCAGATTTTCAGAAAG GAAGATGCAGTGCTGAACTCTGGGCTGCTCTTGATGGCTGTGATGGGGCTGGTCTCTCCTGCTATGCTGTACTATACTCACACCGAGGTTAACTTGGGCAAGTCAGCACTGGCATTGTCAAGATTCAGCAGCTGCATAATGCTTTTTGCTTATGCTGCTTTCATTTTCTTCGAGCTGTCCAACAGTCGCCGCAGAGACGAATCTAGTGAG GGAGGAGGTGGGGATCAAGGGGACGACGATTGCGAATACGCGTTTCCTGAAATTTCTATGTGGGAAGCCATTGCTTGGCTTGCAATTTTTACTGCTTGGATCTCAGTTTTCTCTGACTTTTTAGTTGATGCAATCGAG GGAGCTTCCCAGGCTTGGAAAATACCAGTTGCGTTCATCAGTACTGTTTTGCTTCCAATTGTAGGGAATGCTGCAGAACATGCCAGTGCTGTTATGTTTGCAATGAAAGACAAATTA GACCTTTCCCTTGGAGTCGCCATCGGGTCTTCGACACAGATATCCATGTTTGTG ATACCATTTAGTGTAGTGGCAGGATGGATGATGGGCCAGCCAATGGACTTGAATTTCCATCTGTTTGAAACCGCCAGCCTCTTGATAACCGTACTGGTTGTAGCACTTCTGTTGCAG GATGGGACTTCGAATTGTTTCAAAGGGCTGATGCTAATTCTCTGCTACCTGATAGTAGCTGCCAGTTTTTATGTATATGCTGATCCAAATATTGATG GTGTTTAG